One window of the Benincasa hispida cultivar B227 chromosome 3, ASM972705v1, whole genome shotgun sequence genome contains the following:
- the LOC120074238 gene encoding UPF0548 protein At2g17695 isoform X2 yields MVFLCWSRPSPQDQKACIERAGSFNYSSKFRGATANPSTCLQEDNGISQEGFLLNHARILVGSGVETYEKGKKALQNWRHFGLNWAFVDSSTPVHPGVKFCVCAKEFLPWVVLPLQIVYVNENRDTKKAGTCFSFGSGTLHGHLLAGEERFSIEMDSNSQVWGSTSLVSCLDDVPSGHYGFLCMLRFCELTGSHSCLFPSSH; encoded by the exons ATGGTGTTCTTGTGTTGGTCTCGCCCATCTCCTCAAGACCAGAAGGCCTGCATTGAAAG GGCTGGTTCCTTCAACTATAGCAGCAAGTTTAGAGGAGCTACTGCTAATCCTAGCACTTGTCTGCAAGAAGATAACGGGATCTCACAAGAAGGTTTTCTTCTCAACCATGCTCGTATTTTGGTGGGTTCTGGTGTTGAGACTTATGAAAAGGGGAAGAAAGCTCTTCAGAACTGGAG GCATTTTGGATTGAATTGGGCATTTGTTGATTCCTCAACTCCAGTTCATCCAGGAGTGAAGTTTTGTGTCTGTGCCAAGGAGTTTCTTCCATGGGTGGTGTTGCCTCTTCAAATTGTATATGTAAATGAGAATAGGGATACCAAAAAAGCTGGGACATGCTTCAGTTTTGGTAGTGGTACCCTTCATGGCCATCTTCTG GCGGGTGAAGAACGGTTTTCAATTGAGATGGACTCGAACAGCCAGGTGTG ggGATCGACGAGTCTAGTTTCATGCCTTGACGATGTGCCTTCAGGCCACTACGGGTTCCTTTGCATGTTACGATTTTGTGAATTGACAGGTTCACATTCATGTTTATTTCCATCAAGCCACTAG
- the LOC120073218 gene encoding putative F-box protein At1g65770 — protein MEDSRVRWSDLPPELWPIIGKRLDTHIDILRFRSVCRSWRASLPPFNAISPLLPLDLPSPVFAADHLTDAFLIRRIIYRLSPLHHRQTSDSASSSSSSSSSSSSSSSSSCAAEGWLAKVESTKLGKMRFLHPLSTRYAKYNNELFRKEVNLLDFGIYEVAKSYTLGYTNGALVPRITKVVMFPDSPWIDVKNCTILAVYAGGKLGFAKHGDDKWTLIDDRNFHYDDVIVYKGQFYAVDRWGTVFWIDSSMKLVQFSPPLCGFGNQKHLVESGGELYVVDRFLDKEPSLWNADIFHIHWLNNLIEDSPPKVIDFKLHRLDQEWGRWVEVKSLGNQSFVLGNDCCFSVSSPHFEGVKGSCIYFTHTPKCTLGYNTYVFELEEKRILKASINDIDNAPIFGPPPIWLNLEATHFQEDAADDLYISACAC, from the coding sequence ATGGAAGACAGTCGTGTACGGTGGTCCGATCTTCCTCCTGAACTTTGGCCAATCATCGGTAAACGCCTTGATACCCACATCGACATCCTCCGATTTCGCAGCGTCTGCCGATCTTGGCGTGCTTCTCTTCCTCCTTTCAACGCCATTTCTCCTCTTTTACCTCTCGATCTCCCTTCTCCAGTCTTCGCCGCTGATCATCTCACAGATGCCTTCCTTATCCGAAGAATAATCTATCGCCTCAGTCCCCTCCATCATCGTCAAACTTCCGattctgcttcttcttcttcttcttcttcttcttcttcttcttcttcttcttcttcttcttgtgctGCGGAGGGCTGGTTAGCGAAGGTCGAGAGTACAAAATTAGGTAAAATGCGTTTTCTGCATCCTCTTTCTACACGCTATGCTAAATACAACAACGAGCTATTTCGGAAGGAAGTGAACTTACTGGATTTTGGAATTTACGAAGTAGCTAAATCGTATACCCTTGGTTATACTAATGGTGCTCTTGTTCCACGAATTACTAAGGTTGTAATGTTCCCTGATTCCCCCTGGATCGATGTGAAGAACTGCACCATTTTAGCAGTTTACGCCGGTggaaaattagggtttgctAAACATGGAGACGACAAATGGACGCTGATTGACGACCGTAATTTTCACTACGACGATGTAATTGTGTACAAGGGGCAGTTCTATGCTGTTGATCGATGGGGAACAGTTTTCTGGATTGATTCATCGATGAAACTGGTACAGTTTTCTCCTCCCTTGTGTGGTTTTGGTAATCAGAAGCATTTGGTTGAATCTGGCGGTGAACTCTATGTTGTTGATCGATTTCTGGATAAGGAGCCATCGTTGTGGAATGCAGATATCTTTCATATTCATTGGTTGAATAATCTCATTGAAGATTCCCCTCCTAAAGTAATCGATTTCAAACTCCATAGGTTGGATCAAGAGTGGGGAAGATGGGTGGAGGTCAAAAGTTTGGGGAATCAATCCTTTGTTTTGGGAAATGATTGTTGTTTCTCAGTTTCATCCCCACATTTTGAAGGAGTTAAAGGGAGTTGCATATATTTTACCCATACACCAAAATGCACTCTTGGGTATAACACTTATGTATTTGAGCTCGAAGAGAAAAGGATTCTGAAagcatctatcaatgatattgatAATGCACCAATTTTTGGGCCTCCCCCAATTTGGCTCAATTTGGAAGCCACTCATTTTCAAGAGGATGCAGCTGATGATCTATACATCTCTGCCTGTGCCTGCTGA
- the LOC120074237 gene encoding putative F-box protein At1g65770 has protein sequence MDDTCARWSDLLPELWMAIGKHLDTHIDVLRCRGVCRSLRASFPPFNAVSPLLPLYLLSLPNVDDADSPVKDILLARKIIYRFSPLDRHQTTNAASSSSSAAAAAAAKVWFAIVDSTNEGKLRILRPLYLSNLKFTYEALRDEMNLLEFRIHELAKSYTIVNTEGVYVSDIRKVVMFPDSPWIDKKNCAVLAIFRDGKLGFAKLRDNKWTMFEKHNFAGGDVIVYRGKFYAVDRRGRIFSIDSWSMELSQISPPMSVFGKQKHLVECGGEVYVVDRFDDFSDSEDDVDDGGDNFNYNYNDDVDSDSDNDSESEEDEEDEADFEVYRVDLNGEYCRRELEVVKNLGNEAIVLGNKREGSFSVSGTEFEGIQGNCIYYPRRTMMMKKGF, from the coding sequence ATGGACGACACCTGTGCACGGTGGTCCGATCTCCTTCCTGAACTTTGGATGGCCATCGGAAAACATCTCGATACTCACATCGACGTCCTCCGATGTCGCGGCGTCTGCCGATCGCTCCGTGCTTCTTTTCCTCCCTTCAACGCCGTTTCTCCTCTTCTACCTCTCTATCTCCTTTCTCTTCCCAACGTCGACGACGCTGATTCTCCAGTCAAAGACATTTTACTCGCTCGAAAGATAATCTATCGCTTCAGTCCTCTCGATCGCCATCAAACTACTAAcgctgcttcttcttcttcttctgcagCGGCGGCAGCGGCGGCGAAGGTATGGTTTGCGATCGTCGACAGTACAAATGAAGGTAAATTGCGAATTCTGCGTCCGCTTTACCTGTCTAATCTTAAATTCACCTACGAAGCTCTTCGAGATGAAATGAACTTACTGGAATTTCGAATTCACGAATTGGCTAAATCGTATACGATTGTAAACACGGAAGGCGTTTATGTTTCTGATATTCGTAAAGTCGTAATGTTCCCTGATTCTCCCTGGATCGACAAAAAGAACTGTGCCGTTTTAGCAATTTTCAGAGACGGAAAGTTAGGGTTCGCTAAACTTAGGGATAACAAATGGACGATGTTTGAGAAACACAATTTTGCCGGCGGTGATGTGATTGTATACAGGGGGAAGTTCTATGCAGTTGATAGAAGAGGAAGAATTTTCTCGATTGATTCATGGTCGATGGAATTGTCACAGATTTCTCCTCCAATGAGTGTGTTTGGAAAACAGAAACATCTGGTGGAGTGCGGCGGCGAGGTTTATGTAGTGGATCGATTCGATGATTTCAGTGATAGtgaggatgatgttgatgatgGTGGTGATAATTTTAACTATAACTATAATGATGATGTTGATAGTGATAGCGATAATGATAGTGAAAgtgaggaagatgaagaagatgaagctgATTTCGAAGTGTACAGAGTGGATTTGAATGGAGAATACTGTAGAAGAGAATTGGAGGTGGTGAAGAATTTGGGGAATGAAGCGATTGTTTTGGGGAATAAGAGGGAGGGAAGTTTTTCAGTTTCGGGTACAGAATTTGAAGGAATTCAAGGGAATTGCATATATTATCCTCGAAGAACAATGATGATGAAGAAAGGATTCTGa
- the LOC120074238 gene encoding UPF0548 protein At2g17695 isoform X3, with translation MVFLCWSRPSPQDQKACIESKFRGATANPSTCLQEDNGISQEGFLLNHARILVGSGVETYEKGKKALQNWRHFGLNWAFVDSSTPVHPGVKFCVCAKEFLPWVVLPLQIVYVNENRDTKKAGTCFSFGSGTLHGHLLAGEERFSIEMDSNSQVWYEILSFSKPAHILSFLSYPYVILRQKYFAHQSTNAVKKYLTATHS, from the exons ATGGTGTTCTTGTGTTGGTCTCGCCCATCTCCTCAAGACCAGAAGGCCTGCATTGAAAG CAAGTTTAGAGGAGCTACTGCTAATCCTAGCACTTGTCTGCAAGAAGATAACGGGATCTCACAAGAAGGTTTTCTTCTCAACCATGCTCGTATTTTGGTGGGTTCTGGTGTTGAGACTTATGAAAAGGGGAAGAAAGCTCTTCAGAACTGGAG GCATTTTGGATTGAATTGGGCATTTGTTGATTCCTCAACTCCAGTTCATCCAGGAGTGAAGTTTTGTGTCTGTGCCAAGGAGTTTCTTCCATGGGTGGTGTTGCCTCTTCAAATTGTATATGTAAATGAGAATAGGGATACCAAAAAAGCTGGGACATGCTTCAGTTTTGGTAGTGGTACCCTTCATGGCCATCTTCTG GCGGGTGAAGAACGGTTTTCAATTGAGATGGACTCGAACAGCCAGGTGTGGTATGAAATTCTTTCCTTCTCAAAGCCTGCCCACATATTGTCATTCCTAAGTTATCCCTACGTAATTCTTCGTCAAAAGTATTTTGCTCATCAATCTACAAATGCAGTTAAGAAGTATTTGACTGCCACTCACTCCTAA
- the LOC120074238 gene encoding UPF0548 protein At2g17695 isoform X1: MVFLCWSRPSPQDQKACIERAGSFNYSSKFRGATANPSTCLQEDNGISQEGFLLNHARILVGSGVETYEKGKKALQNWRHFGLNWAFVDSSTPVHPGVKFCVCAKEFLPWVVLPLQIVYVNENRDTKKAGTCFSFGSGTLHGHLLAGEERFSIEMDSNSQVWYEILSFSKPAHILSFLSYPYVILRQKYFAHQSTNAVKKYLTATHS; the protein is encoded by the exons ATGGTGTTCTTGTGTTGGTCTCGCCCATCTCCTCAAGACCAGAAGGCCTGCATTGAAAG GGCTGGTTCCTTCAACTATAGCAGCAAGTTTAGAGGAGCTACTGCTAATCCTAGCACTTGTCTGCAAGAAGATAACGGGATCTCACAAGAAGGTTTTCTTCTCAACCATGCTCGTATTTTGGTGGGTTCTGGTGTTGAGACTTATGAAAAGGGGAAGAAAGCTCTTCAGAACTGGAG GCATTTTGGATTGAATTGGGCATTTGTTGATTCCTCAACTCCAGTTCATCCAGGAGTGAAGTTTTGTGTCTGTGCCAAGGAGTTTCTTCCATGGGTGGTGTTGCCTCTTCAAATTGTATATGTAAATGAGAATAGGGATACCAAAAAAGCTGGGACATGCTTCAGTTTTGGTAGTGGTACCCTTCATGGCCATCTTCTG GCGGGTGAAGAACGGTTTTCAATTGAGATGGACTCGAACAGCCAGGTGTGGTATGAAATTCTTTCCTTCTCAAAGCCTGCCCACATATTGTCATTCCTAAGTTATCCCTACGTAATTCTTCGTCAAAAGTATTTTGCTCATCAATCTACAAATGCAGTTAAGAAGTATTTGACTGCCACTCACTCCTAA